GAAGCACATTAAAAGAAACATATGCAAACATTGATACAATCGTAAGCATGATTAAAGATTACATGAAAACAAGTAAAACAAAATTACTTTGGAATACAGCAAATATGTTTACTAATCCAAGATATGTTCACGGTGCGGCTACTTCAAACAATGCGGATGTCTTTGCTTATTCTGCAGCAAAAGTAAAAAAAGGTCTTGAGGTTGGTAAAGAACTTGGTGCAGAAAACTATGTATTCTGGGGTGGCAGAGAAGGATACGAAACCCTATTAAATACGGATATGAAGTTAGAACAGGATAATCTCGGGCGCTTTTTCCATATGGCTGTTGATTATGCCAAAGAAATTGGTTTTAATGTTCCATTCTTAATTGAACCAAAACCAAAAGAACCAACTAAGCATCAATATGATTTTGATGTAGCTACTGGTTTGGCATTTTTACAGAAATATAATCTACAAGAATTCTTTAAATTTAACATTGAAGCTAACCATGCGACTCTTGCGGGCCACACTTTTGAACATGAATTAAGAGTAGCACGTATTAATGGTATGTTAGGATCCGTTGATGCAAACCAAGGAGATAGCTTACTTGGATGGGATACTGATGAATTCCCAACAGATCTTTATTCAACAACTTTAGCAATGTATGAAATTCTTAAAAATGGTGGCCTTGGTAAAGGTGGACTGAATTTCGATGCAAAAGTAAGAAGAGGATCATTCGAGCCCGAAGATTTATTCCATGCACATATTGCTGGAATGGATAGCTTTGCGATAGGTCTTAAAGTGGCAAACAAATTAATTGAAGATAAGGTTCTTGATGATTTTGTGACTGAACGTTATAGCAGCTATACAGAAGGCATTGGTTTAGATATTGTTGAAGGAAAAACAGATTTCAAAAAGCTTGAAGCGTATGCCCTTGGATTAACCGAAATTAAGAACTCATCAGGAAGACAAGAACGCTTAAAAGCATTAGTTAATCAATATTTGTTGGAAACACTTTCGAAGTAATTATTTTTAATTAGTTAATAGCTACAAATAAGATATGCTGGAAATACTTGTTTCCAGCATATTTTTATACTTTAATAAATTCTCGGAATAAACAAGCATTCATTGAGAGACTTGTAAAAATTTTACTGGAAATTCTGTTAGAATGTCTGAAGTAATCATCGGTTTCGTGGTATTTTCAAAAATGCCCATGATAAATCCTAAATCTATTATTTTTTAAAAAATTGAGTAGGTAGGTAAAGACTGTCTTCGTAAATTTTGTTGTTCTTAGAGAAGTGGTTGATTTCCGCTCCAGGATGCTCCCTTTCCGCGGGGTGGGCGGTGAGCCTCCTCGGCGCTTAAGCGCCTGTGGGGTCTCACCTGTCCACTGCTCCCGCAGGAGTCTCGCACCTTCCGCTCCAATCAACGTTTTTATCAATAGTTTACTTTCACAAAACCTATAGATAAAAACAATTTTCTTTTTAGAAAAGCTCCTTATGGTAGGCTCTTTTCGTAAGCTTTGTTGCTATTTTCAAACCTAGTAAAAATCGGTATTAGGATTTTTACGGTTTATCGATCAATAATTATGAAAATAATACTCTTTGGATATAGGAAAAGAGCACGAACCAATATTTAATACGGGAATTAGCCTATATACGAAAAACAACAATCTATACGAAAACAGCCTTATGGAAAGATGATTTCTTTAAAGTTTAGTGTCTCGTTCTTACTACTGAACCAAGCATCGATATGTTGGTACATCATGATCGCGTAAGGTCGAATGTACCACATCTTTGTAGAGCGATGTCTTCCAGTTTCTAAGTGGTAATCGTTCTTTTTTCTCTTATTTGAACGTTTAACAGAGGTTCTTCGTTTATAAACAAGTTTCCACTTTTCTGAGGATCTAGGTGTCTTGGTAAATAGGGAAGATTGTCTTTCTTAAACTTATGGAATGTGCGGCCATATCGTGCTTTAGAACATGCCGTTGAACAAGTGTTTTCGTAAATTTTGTTGTGTTTTAGATGTTTTTACTTTATCCACCTGAGTTGATTGGAGCGGAGGGCGCTTGACTCCTGCGGGATAAGAGGGAATGGGAGACCCCACAGGCGGTACGCCGAGGAGGCTCCCATCCCTCCCGCGGAAAGCAAGTGCCCGGAGCGGAAATCAACGGGCAAATTTACAGACTAAAAATTTCAATTTATGCGGAAAAGGCTTTATAAAATGAAAAATCCCCCTAACCAAAGTAGGAGGAATTAAATATAAGTGGTTTAAGAAAACCCTTGAACCATCTGATTCGGTGAATACCGAGAGTCTATTTAAAAAAAAGGGTGATAAATAATGAAATATGTAATTGGAATCGATTTGGGAACAAGTGCTGTAAAGGCTATTTTAGTTAATGAAAAAGGGGAAGTCTGCGCAGAAACGTCAAGGAGTTATCCTTTAATTCAAACAAAGGCAGGGTATAACGAGCAAAATCCAGAAGAGTGGGTTGAACAAACTATTGCTGCGTTGGCTGAACTTGTCTCAAAGTCTAGTATTCAATCACAAGATATTGAAGGTATCAGCTATTCTGGACAAATGCACGGGCTCGTCTTATTAGACAAGCAACATCAAGTATTACGAAATGCCATTCTTTGGAATGATACCAGAACAACGCCACAGTGTGAAAAAATCACTGAAGAATTCGGAGAACAACTCTTAACTATTTCAAAGAATCGTGTTTTAGAAGGATTTACATTGCCGAAAATTTTATGGGTACAAGAACATGAGCCAGATATTTTTGGA
The Neobacillus sp. PS3-40 genome window above contains:
- the xylA gene encoding xylose isomerase, with protein sequence MTFFENVNRINYEGPSSKNPLSFKYYNPKEVINGETMEEILRFSVAYWHTFTADGTDPFGVGTMVRPWNNYKGMDLAKARVEAAFELFEKLNVPFFCFHDADIAPEGSTLKETYANIDTIVSMIKDYMKTSKTKLLWNTANMFTNPRYVHGAATSNNADVFAYSAAKVKKGLEVGKELGAENYVFWGGREGYETLLNTDMKLEQDNLGRFFHMAVDYAKEIGFNVPFLIEPKPKEPTKHQYDFDVATGLAFLQKYNLQEFFKFNIEANHATLAGHTFEHELRVARINGMLGSVDANQGDSLLGWDTDEFPTDLYSTTLAMYEILKNGGLGKGGLNFDAKVRRGSFEPEDLFHAHIAGMDSFAIGLKVANKLIEDKVLDDFVTERYSSYTEGIGLDIVEGKTDFKKLEAYALGLTEIKNSSGRQERLKALVNQYLLETLSK